One window of Bacteroides sp. AN502(2024) genomic DNA carries:
- the rfbB gene encoding dTDP-glucose 4,6-dehydratase: protein MKTYLVTGAAGFIGANYIKYILAKHNDIKVVILDALTYAGNLGTIAKDIDNERCVFIKGDICNRDVVDGLFAEYRFDYVVNFAAESHVDRSIENPQLFLITNILGTQNLLDCARRAWVMGKDEQGYPTWRKGVRYHQVSTDEVYGSLGAEGYFTETTPLCPHSPYSASKTSADMVVMAYHDTYKMPVTITRCSNNYGPYHFPEKLIPLIIKNILEGKHLPVYGDGSNVRDWLYVEDHCKAIDLVVRKGQDGEVYNVGGHNEKTNLEIVKLTISTIHRLMTENPAYRQVLKKKVKDKNGDISIDWINEDLITFVKDRLGHDQRYAIDPTKITNALGWYPETKFEVGIVKTIEWYLANQAWVEEVTSGDYQGYYEKMYGK from the coding sequence ATGAAAACTTATCTAGTGACCGGTGCCGCAGGATTTATCGGGGCAAATTACATCAAGTACATCTTGGCCAAACATAACGACATCAAAGTCGTGATATTGGACGCTTTGACGTATGCAGGTAACTTAGGAACGATTGCCAAAGACATCGACAACGAACGCTGTGTCTTTATCAAAGGAGACATTTGCAACCGCGATGTGGTAGACGGTCTTTTTGCTGAGTATCGTTTTGATTATGTAGTGAATTTCGCTGCCGAGAGCCACGTCGACCGCAGCATTGAAAACCCACAACTGTTTCTGATTACCAACATTCTCGGAACACAGAACTTACTGGATTGTGCACGCCGTGCATGGGTGATGGGGAAAGACGAACAAGGATATCCGACCTGGAGAAAAGGCGTACGTTACCATCAGGTATCTACCGATGAGGTGTATGGTTCACTAGGAGCCGAAGGGTATTTCACTGAAACAACCCCGCTTTGTCCACACAGCCCGTACAGCGCTTCTAAGACAAGTGCAGACATGGTGGTAATGGCTTACCACGACACTTATAAAATGCCGGTAACGATTACCCGTTGCTCCAACAACTACGGTCCGTACCATTTCCCGGAAAAATTAATTCCGTTGATTATCAAAAATATCCTCGAAGGAAAACATCTTCCCGTCTACGGTGACGGTAGCAATGTGCGCGACTGGCTGTATGTGGAAGACCACTGCAAAGCAATCGACCTCGTTGTGCGTAAAGGTCAAGACGGAGAAGTGTACAACGTTGGCGGACACAATGAGAAAACAAACCTCGAAATCGTGAAACTAACCATTTCGACTATCCACCGCCTGATGACAGAAAACCCTGCCTATCGTCAGGTTCTCAAAAAGAAAGTAAAAGACAAAAACGGAGATATTTCAATCGACTGGATCAACGAAGATCTGATTACTTTCGTTAAAGACCGTCTGGGACACGACCAACGTTATGCTATCGATCCTACCAAGATAACAAATGCTTTAGGATGGTATCCCGAAACAAAATTCGAAGTCGGTATCGTGAAAACAATCGAATGGTATTTAGCCAACCAAGCTTGGGTGGAAGAAGTTACCAGCGGAGATTATCAGGGTTATTACGAAAAGATGTACGGAAAATGA
- a CDS encoding 1,4-dihydroxy-2-naphthoate polyprenyltransferase has product MEEVKRNSLQAWILAARPKTLTGAITPVLIGTALAAMDGCFHGLPALICCLFASLMQIAANFINDLFDFLKGTDREDRLGPERACAQGWISAQAMKTGILITVALACLIGCTLLFFAGWELMIVGVLCVLFAFLYTTGPYPLSYNGWGDVLVIVFFGFVPVGGTYYVQALTWTPDVTIASLVCGLLIDTLLVVNNYRDREADARSGKRTVIVRFGEKFGRYFYLMLGVTASLLCLCFLREGHFFAAFLPQLYLIPHLLTWKRMVKIHNGKKLNSILGETSRNMLLMGVLIAIGMIVD; this is encoded by the coding sequence ATGGAAGAAGTAAAGCGTAACTCGCTACAAGCATGGATATTAGCTGCGCGTCCCAAAACGTTGACAGGAGCTATCACCCCGGTCTTGATAGGTACTGCTCTTGCTGCAATGGACGGATGTTTTCATGGGTTGCCTGCACTGATCTGCTGCCTGTTTGCAAGTTTGATGCAGATTGCCGCTAATTTCATCAATGACCTTTTCGACTTCCTCAAAGGAACAGACCGGGAAGACCGGTTAGGTCCCGAACGAGCTTGTGCGCAGGGATGGATCTCTGCGCAAGCGATGAAAACCGGGATTCTGATTACGGTTGCTCTTGCTTGTCTTATCGGTTGCACGTTACTCTTCTTTGCCGGATGGGAATTGATGATCGTAGGAGTGCTCTGTGTGTTATTTGCCTTTCTTTATACCACTGGTCCTTATCCTCTTTCTTACAACGGCTGGGGAGATGTATTGGTGATTGTCTTCTTCGGTTTTGTACCTGTAGGCGGAACATATTACGTACAGGCGTTGACGTGGACACCGGATGTCACTATCGCCTCTTTAGTCTGTGGACTGCTTATCGATACATTGCTGGTAGTCAATAATTATCGTGATCGCGAAGCGGATGCACGCAGTGGAAAGAGGACAGTGATCGTTCGTTTCGGTGAGAAATTCGGTCGCTATTTTTATTTGATGCTGGGGGTTACCGCTTCTCTTCTCTGCCTGTGTTTCCTCCGTGAAGGTCATTTCTTCGCTGCTTTTCTTCCACAGCTTTATCTGATCCCTCACTTGCTTACTTGGAAACGGATGGTGAAAATACACAACGGTAAAAAATTAAACAGCATATTAGGCGAGACTTCGCGTAATATGCTGCTTATGGGTGTTCTTATTGCAATAGGAATGATAGTAGATTGA
- a CDS encoding metallophosphoesterase: protein MKKTIYHPLTKKTIYPVILLTLLLLVSCKSKKNLVATLPRPVLNIDSVPKEITDTTGTITGRFTPHHSQLKDLNVSKNKKHKPKKQETVANDKHSDRVLRSTKITSSVVKLSSAYAGIDRIVNYDFTHRDVPEAFEGFRIAFISDLHYKSLFKEQGLNSLVNLLTTQKADVLLMGGDYQEGCEYVEPLFAALSRVKTPMGTYGVMGNNDYERCHDDIVNTMKHYGMRPLEHEVDTLRKDGQQIIIAGVRNPFDLARNGVSPSLALSPQDFVILLVHTPDYIEDVSVANTDLALAGHTHGGQVRIFGVAPILPSHYGNRFVTGLAYNSAKIPLIVTNGIGTSQMPIRIGAPAEIVMITLHRLTE from the coding sequence ATGAAGAAAACGATCTATCATCCGTTGACGAAGAAAACAATTTACCCTGTTATCCTGTTGACATTGCTTTTGCTGGTTTCTTGTAAATCGAAAAAGAATCTGGTAGCAACCTTGCCACGCCCGGTTTTGAATATCGATTCCGTCCCCAAGGAGATAACAGATACTACCGGCACCATTACCGGAAGGTTCACCCCTCACCATTCGCAACTCAAAGACCTGAACGTCTCGAAAAACAAGAAACATAAACCCAAGAAACAAGAAACCGTTGCCAACGACAAACACTCTGACCGGGTACTTCGTAGTACAAAGATAACCTCTTCGGTAGTCAAACTCTCTTCTGCCTATGCGGGCATAGACCGTATCGTAAACTACGACTTTACCCACCGTGACGTTCCCGAAGCATTTGAAGGTTTCCGCATCGCTTTCATATCCGATTTGCACTATAAGAGCTTATTCAAAGAACAAGGCTTGAACAGCCTCGTCAATCTTCTGACTACTCAAAAGGCAGATGTTCTCTTGATGGGTGGTGATTATCAGGAAGGATGCGAATACGTAGAACCTTTATTCGCCGCACTTTCACGCGTAAAAACACCGATGGGGACTTATGGAGTCATGGGCAATAACGACTACGAACGTTGCCATGACGATATTGTCAATACAATGAAACATTACGGAATGCGCCCGTTAGAACATGAAGTAGATACGCTTCGTAAAGACGGGCAGCAGATCATTATCGCCGGAGTGCGCAATCCTTTCGACCTTGCCCGCAACGGCGTATCACCATCTTTGGCACTTTCTCCCCAAGACTTCGTAATCCTGCTTGTGCATACCCCGGATTACATCGAAGATGTTTCAGTAGCCAACACCGACCTTGCCTTAGCGGGACATACACATGGCGGACAAGTCCGTATCTTTGGAGTTGCTCCGATACTTCCCTCACATTACGGCAATCGTTTCGTAACCGGACTGGCTTATAACTCGGCAAAGATTCCATTGATTGTCACCAATGGCATCGGCACCTCGCAAATGCCAATCCGTATCGGTGCTCCGGCAGAGATAGTAATGATTACTCTCCATAGGCTGACAGAGTAA
- the nadD gene encoding nicotinate (nicotinamide) nucleotide adenylyltransferase: MTEKVSKLKTGIFSGSFNPIHIGHLALANYLCEYEGLDEIWFMVSPQNPLKTQAELWSDELRLQLVGLSISDYPRFQVSDFECHLPRPSYSVHTLEKLREAYPERVFYFIIGSDNWARFDRWYQSERIIKENQLIIYPRPGFPVNEENLPETVRLVHSPVFEISSTFIREALDAGKDIRYFLHPKVWEVIKDWRNS; the protein is encoded by the coding sequence ATGACGGAAAAAGTCAGCAAGCTAAAAACCGGAATTTTCAGCGGGTCATTCAATCCGATTCATATCGGGCATCTCGCTTTAGCCAATTATCTTTGCGAGTACGAGGGATTGGACGAAATTTGGTTTATGGTCAGCCCACAGAATCCTTTAAAAACGCAGGCTGAGTTATGGAGTGACGAACTTCGTCTTCAATTAGTCGGGTTATCTATCAGTGATTACCCGCGTTTCCAAGTCTCGGATTTTGAGTGTCATCTGCCACGCCCTTCTTACAGCGTACATACATTGGAGAAGTTGCGCGAAGCGTATCCCGAACGTGTATTTTATTTTATTATCGGTTCGGATAATTGGGCACGCTTCGACCGTTGGTATCAGTCGGAACGTATCATCAAGGAGAATCAACTCATCATTTATCCACGTCCGGGATTTCCCGTGAATGAAGAGAATTTGCCGGAAACGGTACGTCTCGTCCACTCCCCTGTATTCGAAATCAGTTCTACGTTTATCCGTGAGGCTTTGGATGCAGGAAAGGATATCCGATATTTTCTGCATCCGAAGGTTTGGGAAGTAATCAAAGACTGGAGAAATAGTTAA
- the gmk gene encoding guanylate kinase, translated as MTGKLIIFSAPSGSGKSTIINYLLTQHLNLAFSISATSRPPRGTEQHGVEYFFLTPDEFRRRIEDNEFLEYEEVYKDRYYGTLKSQVKKQLEAGQNVVFDVDVVGGCNIKKFYGDRALSVFIQPPSVEELRCRLEGRGTDAPEVIESRIAKAEYELGFAPQFDCVIVNDDLEAAKAEALKVIKEFLEK; from the coding sequence ATGACCGGTAAGCTAATCATTTTCTCTGCTCCGTCAGGTTCGGGCAAATCTACTATTATCAATTATCTGCTGACTCAGCACTTGAATCTAGCATTTTCTATCTCTGCTACTAGTCGTCCTCCACGTGGAACGGAGCAGCACGGGGTCGAATATTTCTTCCTTACACCGGACGAATTTCGCCGGCGCATTGAGGATAACGAATTTCTGGAATATGAGGAGGTGTATAAGGACCGTTATTACGGAACGTTGAAATCGCAGGTGAAAAAGCAATTGGAAGCGGGGCAGAATGTCGTGTTTGACGTTGATGTGGTAGGGGGATGCAATATCAAGAAGTTTTATGGTGACCGTGCGTTGTCGGTGTTTATCCAGCCGCCTTCGGTGGAAGAGTTACGCTGCCGGTTGGAAGGACGCGGAACGGATGCTCCGGAAGTGATTGAAAGTCGCATCGCTAAGGCTGAATACGAATTGGGTTTTGCTCCGCAATTCGATTGTGTGATTGTCAATGACGACTTGGAAGCTGCTAAAGCGGAAGCTTTGAAAGTAATCAAAGAGTTCTTGGAAAAATAA
- a CDS encoding YicC/YloC family endoribonuclease — protein MIQSMTGYGKATAELPDKKINVEIKSLNSKAMDLSTRIAPVYREKEIEIRNEISKVLERGKVDFSLWIEKKEAVENATPINQALVEGYYKQILEISQNLGIPVPADWFQTLLRMPDVMTKTEVQELTEEEWKTVHTTVLEAIDYLVDFRRQEGAALEKKFREKIANINNLLEQIAPYEKERVEKVKERITDALEKTLSVDYDKNRLEQELIYYIEKLDVNEEKQRLSNHLKYFISTMESGNGQGKKLGFIAQEMGREINTLGSKSNHAEMQKIVVLMKDELEQIKEQVLNVM, from the coding sequence ATGATACAGTCTATGACAGGATACGGCAAAGCTACGGCCGAACTTCCTGATAAAAAAATAAATGTAGAAATCAAGTCGCTTAACAGCAAGGCTATGGATTTGTCCACTCGCATCGCTCCGGTGTATCGTGAAAAAGAGATTGAAATCCGTAATGAGATTTCTAAAGTTCTGGAACGTGGAAAGGTTGATTTCAGCCTGTGGATAGAGAAGAAAGAAGCGGTGGAAAATGCGACTCCTATCAATCAGGCGTTGGTGGAAGGCTACTACAAACAGATTTTAGAGATTTCACAGAATCTGGGTATTCCTGTTCCTGCAGACTGGTTCCAGACGTTGCTTCGTATGCCGGACGTGATGACGAAAACAGAAGTTCAGGAACTGACCGAAGAGGAATGGAAAACGGTGCATACCACCGTGCTTGAAGCTATCGATTATCTGGTGGATTTCCGCAGACAGGAGGGGGCTGCGTTGGAGAAGAAGTTCCGTGAGAAGATTGCCAACATCAATAACCTGCTTGAACAGATCGCTCCTTATGAGAAAGAACGGGTAGAGAAAGTGAAAGAACGTATCACTGATGCGCTCGAAAAGACGCTAAGCGTAGATTACGACAAGAATCGTCTGGAACAGGAACTGATCTACTACATCGAAAAATTGGATGTCAACGAAGAAAAACAGCGTCTTAGCAACCATCTGAAATATTTCATCAGCACAATGGAAAGCGGTAACGGACAAGGTAAGAAGCTGGGTTTTATCGCCCAGGAGATGGGCCGGGAAATCAATACGTTGGGCAGTAAGTCCAATCATGCTGAAATGCAGAAGATTGTAGTTCTGATGAAGGATGAATTGGAACAGATTAAGGAACAGGTGCTGAACGTGATGTAA
- a CDS encoding OmpA family protein, which yields MKLKRNLLLTVLCLSTVATFGQGESQSLRIKEESKITFKPHWFIQVQVGAAHTVGEAKFTDLISPAAALNVGYKFAPAFGARIGVSGWQAKGGWVTPEQTYKYKYLQGNLDIMADLSTLFCGFNPKRVFNGYIFGGVGLNRGFDNDEANTLDTKTYELEYLWQEGKILPTGRFGLGCDLRLNDRLSINIEGNANVLSDKFNSKKAGNCDWQFNALVGVSIKLGKSYTKTAPVYYEPEPVVEQPKPQPVVEKPQPKPEPAIVVEPMKQNIFFAINSAKIQEDQQAKILSLVEYLEKHPTAKVSVTGYADVETGNTKINHELSEKRANNVAEALKAKGIAADRITVDYKGDTVQPYHTSEENRVSICIAE from the coding sequence CTCCTGACTGTTCTGTGTTTGAGTACGGTGGCTACTTTTGGACAGGGCGAATCTCAATCTTTACGTATCAAGGAAGAAAGCAAGATCACTTTCAAACCACATTGGTTCATTCAAGTACAAGTAGGAGCAGCCCATACCGTAGGTGAAGCAAAATTTACCGATCTGATTTCTCCGGCAGCTGCTCTGAATGTGGGTTATAAGTTCGCTCCGGCATTCGGTGCACGTATCGGTGTCAGCGGTTGGCAGGCAAAAGGAGGCTGGGTAACTCCGGAACAAACATACAAGTATAAATATCTGCAAGGTAATCTGGATATCATGGCAGATCTCAGTACTTTATTTTGTGGTTTTAATCCGAAACGTGTATTCAACGGATATATTTTTGGCGGTGTAGGATTGAATCGTGGCTTTGATAATGACGAGGCGAATACACTGGATACAAAAACTTATGAACTTGAATACCTATGGCAGGAAGGCAAAATTCTCCCCACAGGTCGTTTCGGACTGGGTTGTGACCTTCGTCTGAATGACCGTTTGTCTATCAATATCGAAGGAAATGCAAACGTTCTTTCCGACAAATTCAATTCCAAAAAGGCTGGTAACTGTGACTGGCAGTTCAATGCTTTGGTAGGTGTGAGCATCAAACTGGGTAAGAGTTACACTAAAACTGCCCCTGTTTATTACGAACCGGAACCGGTAGTGGAACAACCGAAACCTCAACCTGTGGTAGAAAAGCCACAGCCGAAACCGGAACCGGCAATAGTAGTAGAACCGATGAAACAAAATATCTTCTTTGCCATCAACTCTGCAAAGATTCAGGAGGATCAGCAAGCTAAGATTCTTTCTTTGGTTGAGTACTTGGAGAAGCATCCTACAGCTAAGGTGAGCGTGACCGGCTATGCCGATGTTGAAACGGGCAATACTAAAATCAATCATGAATTGTCCGAAAAACGTGCAAATAATGTAGCCGAAGCTTTGAAGGCAAAAGGCATTGCTGCTGATAGAATCACTGTTGATTATAAAGGTGATACAGTTCAGCCGTATCATACTTCTGAAGAAAATCGGGTAAGTATTTGTATTGCTGAGTAG